One genomic window of Actinomycetota bacterium includes the following:
- a CDS encoding dihydrodipicolinate synthase family protein has product MKRFEGIFTVMLTAFDDHGEIDFRAMRHMTEYLVKSGVHGLVVLGSNGECPYIDHRNRKNAVDAVVEACAGRVPVIVGINSRGVDPALDMARYAEGSGADGLLVALHRFYPLDEEEVLDFYRRLAEGTRLPILYYNFPTHTGLALSPQSIARIAAEIPSVVGAKETIFDVEEVGELVKAAGEDFCVFTGMSFNLMATMERGACGAICPLPNFVPRLVLDLYEACQSGDHEKAEVLQNEVYTYAPLLASSPTPHAMQKEALRLMGHPINPTVKSPLPQLTPEQAAMVRDFLASKGMI; this is encoded by the coding sequence CCATGCGCCACATGACCGAATACCTGGTGAAGTCCGGGGTGCACGGGCTGGTGGTCCTGGGAAGCAACGGGGAATGCCCCTACATTGACCACCGCAATAGAAAGAACGCCGTGGACGCGGTGGTAGAGGCCTGCGCGGGCCGCGTGCCGGTCATCGTGGGCATAAACTCCAGGGGAGTGGATCCGGCGCTGGACATGGCACGGTACGCCGAGGGCTCGGGAGCGGACGGGCTCCTGGTGGCCCTGCACCGCTTTTATCCCCTGGACGAGGAGGAGGTGCTCGATTTCTACCGCCGACTGGCCGAGGGCACACGCTTGCCCATCCTCTACTATAATTTCCCAACCCATACCGGACTGGCCCTCTCGCCGCAGTCCATCGCCCGCATCGCCGCCGAGATTCCCTCCGTGGTGGGGGCCAAGGAGACCATCTTCGACGTGGAGGAGGTGGGCGAGCTCGTGAAGGCGGCGGGCGAGGACTTCTGCGTCTTCACCGGCATGTCCTTCAACCTCATGGCCACCATGGAAAGGGGTGCGTGCGGGGCTATATGTCCGCTGCCCAACTTCGTCCCCCGCCTGGTCCTGGACCTCTACGAGGCCTGCCAGAGCGGGGACCACGAAAAGGCGGAGGTCCTTCAGAACGAGGTCTATACTTACGCGCCGCTCCTGGCCTCCTCTCCCACCCCTCATGCCATGCAGAAGGAGGCCCTGCGCTTGATGGGGCATCCCATAAACCCGACGGTCAAGAGCCCCCTCCCCCAGCTGACCCCGGAACAGGCGGCGATGGTGCGCGACTTCCTGGCCTCCAAGGGGATGATCTGA